CCTCCATCACTTTTACTGGATCCACTTCCGCAGCTACATTTCGTTCCACCCATTGTTTTTTTACGGCATAATTAAAGAACGAACGCAGACTAAATAAATAACGATTGCGGCTCCGCGGAGCCAATTCCCGCTCATCAACAAGATAGTACATATACTCTTCCACATCTTCTACCGTAATATCTTCCACATAAACCAAACCGTTGTAGCGGTCCGTGATAAATTGATTAAAGCACCGCAAGTCTTTCATATATCCCTTTACAGTCTCCGGACTCATTTCATGGTAAATCATATATTTTTTAAAATGCTGTTGTCCTTCGGTAAAGAGCATATTATTCCCCCTTTTACATTGCTTTAAATCGAATTTTCATTGCCTCCATGACAAGATGTTTATTCTTATCATCTAAATAATCAATATCGTTTAAATCAAGCTTTCCTCGGCCAGAATATAGATGAAGAGCTAACTGTAAAACGAACTTTTCGCTTCGAGACCAAGGCTTTGATAATTTCTTTAATTTTTCTTCTTCAATAATTCCTTCGTAAATATTAATGTAATCATCTGTTAAATAGTTTTGTAATTTGCTATGATTAGTGAAGAGAAAAAGAACTGCTGCCCAATAAGGGTCGTGATTTTGCAAATACTGAATAGAATTCAACTCATTCATAACTTCACCTTCTTAGTTATTGAATTGTAAAAATGTCTTGAAATTCGACTTCAAGCTGATCCACGATTTTTTTGGCTATAGCGGGACTGGGACTTTTCTTATTGTTGATAATCTGGTTTAAATACGTCTCGCTTGTACCAATCCTTTTGGAAAACTGCCGTTGTGAAAAACCGCGTTCTATCAGCATAATTTTGAACTGTCGCGAATCTTTCAGAAAGATTTTCAATGTCCTGCTACACCTCTTCCTCATAAAATTTTTAAATTGTGTATGCTATAATTTAGTTGGTGAATAAACATGTATAATAAAGAGTTCGGTGACTATTTACGCTCACTCCGCAAAAGGAAAAACCTTTCGATTAAAGAACTGCAGGAGCTTTCAGGAGTGAGCGATGCTTATATCTCACAAATTGAAAACGGAAAAAAACCGATTCCTTCGCCAAAAACCTTGGAAAAATTGTACAAGCATCTCGATGTATCCTTTGAACAATTACTGGAAAAAGCAGGCTACATCCCAACGATCAAACAGCATACTTCTGTCGATTTATATGACATACTGCAAAAACCATCTATTACTTATAAGGGGTTCCCGCTGTCCCCTAAACAGCGGGAACTGCTGAAAGATTTGCTAAATGAATTTATCAGCAACCATAATTCAACTCAATATAAAGATTCAAACAATGATTAGCTTGTGTTAATATTTAAAAAGAGGAGATAAATTCTGCAATACGTTCGTTTTCTTGTTGTGCTAAATAGCTACGAACGTTTTCATCGGGCAGGGGGACTGGTAAAGTCATCTTTTCGATACGACTTTCAATTCTTCCAGCCCGATATTTTTTTGACAGTTGATTGACTTCAATGTTAGAAGTAATAATCGTCGGCCTCTTATAGTTCATCCGATCATCAAGGATCTTTGTAAACATTTCTTCAGACCAATCAGTGGTCTTCTCAACTCTGAAGTCATCAATGACAAGTAGCTGTGCTTCAGTAAATTGCTGGATGATTTCATAAGCGCTGTGATTGCTGTCATCAAAAGTTTTTTTAATTTCATGCAGTAAATCCGTTGATGAGATATAGAGACCGCGGATATCGTATTTTTTGATAAGAGCATTTAAAATACTCACTGCTAAACGAGTTTTGCCGCTCCCCTTCACTTCGCTAAACAAATACAACCCTTTCCCCAAATCCTTAAATTCTCTATAATTGTTAACATATCTAATAGCAACTTTCTTCGCAGTCCTCGCTCTCTCTTGACTCTCTTGCAGCTTTAAATATCTGTTTTAAATGAACTGACGGTCACATCTATAAAGTCAAGCGGTACTTTAGCTAACTTGAGCTTGGTGGTAAACTGACGTTCATAATGACACTCACATTCTCTCATATAACAAGCTCCATTATAATCTTGAATGAGCATCAAGCCCGTTCCGTCACACTGCTCGTAAGGACACTGTTTAGAAATCACATTCAAGATCTGTTTGCCATCTTTCGTTTTCGGATAATCGGTTTCGAAGTTGCTTATACCATAACGTGTCTGTAACTTTTTGAGGATTTCGTTTAAGCGGCTCAGATTGTTTTGCATGGTTCATAACCTCCTGATTTTTCATTGTCAGTAATCCAACTTGATGTGCTCGATCAAATAAGTAATTTTCAACATATTTAAATGACCGGATAGAATCCTTGGGATGACGCGGCGTAAATTGTTCAAAACACTCCGCCATCCACTTCAGAACTTGCTCTATGGGCCAGCCTTGTTCTGCGACGTTGCGTATACACTCTTTATCTGCATTTGAGACATATTTCTTACCGCTAAGCTCTTTGAAATGTTTCAGAATCACATTTACGGATTCTTCAATAACTTCATGATTTAAAGAGCAGGATGCCTCTTCATCTTTTTGATTTGAAGTAATCTCTGTAATAGTTTCTATAGTATTCTCTGGTATAGTATTCTCTGGTATTGCACCTGCATCAAACACTTTCGAACCATCATTATGCATTCTCGAACCTGCATTTTCTTTATTTGAAGAATTATCTTTGTCACTTGGTGGTTTCTTATTGTCTTGACCAGCTGTAAGCCATTCATAGCCTTTGAGCGAGTACCCTAGCCGTTCCAGTTCCTTGACGACTTTAACGAGATTTACACGATATTGATAAGTTCTATCCCATTTTAAACGAGAATTTGTTCGTTTAAATAAATATCCTTTTTCCTCCAAAACCTTCAAATGCCGCCGAACTGTCGTAGGGTGAACGTCTAATAAAATCTCTTTTGCTAGTTCTTCCGCTGTCTTATAAATCCAACCGTATTGTGGTAGTTCTTTATTAGATTCATTTTCGTTGTTGAATCGTTGCTTTTCTTCTTCCCGATACAATTTGGCATCTTTTGTACGGTTTTCCCAATAAACAAACTGATTTAGCGCTAACGCTTGAATATAGTGATCTGTTAACACGGTAAATTCTTCTCTTAAAACTGCAATCTTTAAGTTTTCCGTAGTCATATCCCCACCTCATTAACTGTTTTTAAACAAAATATTAACTTTGGTTAAAATAATAATACCTATTTTTAACTTATGCAAACGAGAGTTTAACAACTTACCATACCTGTCTACCTCCTTCAAACGCAAAAAACCCCAAACTACAGGTACACTGCACGCATGTGCCAAAAGACACAGGCACAGCATACCTGACGTTTGGGGTTTTCCCTTTTTGAGTCCATATTCAGTTTACATTGCATTCATTTCGATTACGTAGATTATTTTAACACTAATTTTCTAAATGTCAACTATATTTTTACTTTTATATAAAATTTTTTTACTTCTTTTTTCCTTCTTCGATCATTTTTTGAACGACAGGCTCATATTTCTCTAGAAACTCAAGTAGCGCAAGTGAATGCATTTTTCCAATTTGAACACCCGCCGTTTTACAAAACTGTTTGAACCGTTCGGCAATCACTTCGTCCGTCTTGAATCCTTTGCTTACCAGCTTACTGCCAATTGGCAATGCCAACAGCGCTACGTATAAATCCGGACTTTCTTTATATTCCCAGTTCCAATCTATTTCTTTTGTTTCATTTGTTCTTTTTCTTTTCATTCGCTTTCCAGACACAATTTCGTCTTTTGGCTCTTCTTCAGGTTTTCCATTGTATTTCCATTCTCCTATGTTATTTTCTGTATAACCCAAAGAAATCAAACGTTTCCTTAATGCTGCTTTCGATAAACCAAAAGACTGGCTCAGTTCATATACCGTAACATCTTTATTCTCATTTAGAAACTTGACGACTTCTCCAGCTGTTTTCATGTTCAATCTCCTTTCTATGAAGTGGATTGTAATTTATTGTAATTCACCATAGTTAACCTATTAGGCATAAACATTATACTTTTGAAATTTTTGTATTCGAATATGTTTGACAAAATTTTTTTCAGTAAACTGGTTCGAATAAAAAAGCTTCAATAGTAAAATTTAGATATAATCGCCGATCATCCTATGAGCAGTAACCCTGCACTAAAAAGGATAGATTTATTTATCCAAAGCGAACAGATAAATAAATCATCTTTAGAACAAAAACGGCCGATCGGACCGTTTTTTTATTTTTTATTAGTAGCATTCACTAAAAAATTCATTGAAGGATTCATTAATGAATTATGCAATGAATGATTCATCAATTGATTCACAGCTAAACTCACCGTGCTTTCGCTTAAAAAACTCTTTAATTTCAAACTTTTAGAACGCTATGATCGGTTTTATGCATTTCTAATAAGAACCGTAACTAAGTAGCTTCAAAATGACTTATGAGGAGGATTGAGATGGCAAAAGTTCTTGGTTATCAAATTTCAGAGACTTCTATGAAACTATTAACGCTTTTATTTTATTATCGAGGCATGACTGCTTTGCAATTAGCCAAGATGTATTTTAAATCTCACAATCCTACAGCGGTACAAAAGTCTTCTGTTCACAACTATTTGCGCAAGCTAAAGGATCAAAAACTAGTCACTTCAAAGAAATTGGATGGAGATAATTATGTGGGCTCATTATATTACTTAACTCAAGCGGGATTAGAAGTAGTAAAATCTCTTTTAAACATTGAAGATGGGCAAACAGGGACGGGCTATATTTTAGCAAATGAGAATAAGGAAGATACACAAGCGGATTTAGAGTATGGTATTTATAAACCGCCTATGGAGCAAATTCATCATCACTTAATACTCATTGACTTTTTTGTTCGTTTGCGCTTAATGTCGAATCAACAAGTGGATCATCGCTTGTCGATGTACGCTTCAAAAGAATACGAGTACAACGGAAAAGAAGCAAAGATACGACCGGACGCAGAAGTAGTTTTACCTTATGATCGGCACTACTGCATTGAAATTGACCGAGCTACAGAAAGTCATTCTCAACTCATACAAAAATTTGAGAACTACCGTCATTACTTTGAATATGCGGAAGAAATAAATGAAAAACTTCCGACCGCCATTGTGTTTGTAACAGATGAAAAACAATACCAATACGGAATGAACCGACGCTGGACAAACGTATTAGCGGCTTATTTAAAAACGATGGGAGATTACGCTCTAAAAGTGAATCTCTTTATGTTACCTTTAAATAAAGTGGAGCATTTTATTCGGTTTGAAACCTATCGACCACAGCTTAACCGAAAAGTTCAAACCCTTCTAGAAAAAACATTAATACAAAAAGGAAATTATAAAGACGTACAAACATTTAAACAGCCAACGGATTATTCCAGCATAGATTATATGATTGCCTTTACCCAAACGAAGTATCATGTTTACTTTGTAAGAGTAGCGTATGAGTACGATGCTTCCATTTTCAGCGGGTTCCATCACTTTATAAATAATCTTGGTGACATTCACCGAAAGCAACAGACACCTTACAAACCATCAGGGGTTAGTCAAGCTATCTTCTATACGGATGAGCGACCGTTTTTACCGGATTACATGCGGAAAAATTATGACTTGCCGCAAGAATTTCTTTCACATTTAGAACTTTTATCTCAACATCTTTCTATGTATAAACACCCTCTATAACCAGAAAACGGACAAAGCATTGGCTGCTTGTCCGTTTTTTATTGCTTGATCGAGTACTCGTCTTCTCTCATTCCGATTCACTTTTGTATATAAAGGTAAACTTTGTTCATCTTGTGCAGCACCATTAAAAATCGTCATTCGTTTTCCAGCAGGCTATTGTTTCCTGAAGTATTCTTCATATCCCCCTAAATAACTCAAAGTAATTCATAATAAATTTTTTGCAACAAAAAGTATAAAAAAATTCTACAAAGTATTCGAATGACGAAAAACACCTGCTAGCATATTTAAAACTAGATAAAAAGAAGGGGACTCAATAAATATGAACCAGAACGACTCAAACGTAATCTATGTAGAAGCAGAACAAGCCGTGTTAGGAGCAATCCTAAAGGAAGGCGATTTAATCCAAGATTGCACATTTCCTGCCGAGTACTTCGGCAAGCGGGAGCATCAATTGATTTATCAAGCAATGCAAGCACTGCAAAAGAAAAATGAAAACATCGACATAATGACGGTTGTCATTGAGTTGCAGGAGACGAATCAAATTGAAGAAGTAGGGGGAGTATCTTATTTACATGGCTTAGCCGACGCCGTGCCTACAACAGCGAATTTCTCATTTTACGTTCACACCTTAACGGAAGGATATAGATTAAGAAAAGCGCAGGCTCTTGCTTTGTCGCTCGCTTTATCTCCAACCGAAGAAAAGATCAACGAAGTATATCAAAAATTAGGGGCTTTACAGGAATTATCCTCATCTTCCATTCGAACCATTCAAGATGGTCTCTTTGATATCTATGAAGATCTTCTTTTCCCACAAGGTGATATCGGAGTTGATACGGGATTAACCGATTTGAATCGTTTAATCGGCGGCTTTCAAAAAGGTGACTTGATTATTATAGCAGCAAGACCGTCCATGGGGAAAACCGCATTTGCTCTCAATATTGCGATGAGCCATTTAAAAAACGGCGGAGTGGTCGACTTATTTTCACTCGAAATGTCAGAAGAGCAACTGTTAAAACGCATGTTATCGGCGGTTGCAAGAGTCAACAGCAAACGCTGGATCGACAAAAACTTTTCGAAAGAGGATTATGAGAAGATTGTACAAGCCATCGGAATCATGGGCAAATGGACCGGGGTATTAAATGACCGACCGGCACAAACGATTGCAGAAATCCGCTCGACTGTACGACAGTCGATGAAACAATATCCCAATCAACCGCATTTAATTGTGATTGATTATTTGCAGCTCATTCAACCGATAGGACATTTTGAACGTCATGATTTGGCCATCGGAGAGATTTCAAAGCAATTAAAAAATATTGCAAAAGAATACCATGTCCCAGTTGTTCTCTTATCGCAGCTCAATCGCGGCGTTGAGTCACGCGCCGATAAACGGCCGATGATGTCCGATATTCGTG
The window above is part of the Bacillus methanolicus genome. Proteins encoded here:
- the dnaB gene encoding replicative DNA helicase, whose translation is MNQNDSNVIYVEAEQAVLGAILKEGDLIQDCTFPAEYFGKREHQLIYQAMQALQKKNENIDIMTVVIELQETNQIEEVGGVSYLHGLADAVPTTANFSFYVHTLTEGYRLRKAQALALSLALSPTEEKINEVYQKLGALQELSSSSIRTIQDGLFDIYEDLLFPQGDIGVDTGLTDLNRLIGGFQKGDLIIIAARPSMGKTAFALNIAMSHLKNGGVVDLFSLEMSEEQLLKRMLSAVARVNSKRWIDKNFSKEDYEKIVQAIGIMGKWTGVLNDRPAQTIAEIRSTVRQSMKQYPNQPHLIVIDYLQLIQPIGHFERHDLAIGEISKQLKNIAKEYHVPVVLLSQLNRGVESRADKRPMMSDIRDSGSVEQDADMIISLYRDDYYNQPSNPNSTSIVELNVLKNRNGQTGKVEAAFQKEYGLFLNLMKHSDVQK
- a CDS encoding replication-relaxation family protein: MAKVLGYQISETSMKLLTLLFYYRGMTALQLAKMYFKSHNPTAVQKSSVHNYLRKLKDQKLVTSKKLDGDNYVGSLYYLTQAGLEVVKSLLNIEDGQTGTGYILANENKEDTQADLEYGIYKPPMEQIHHHLILIDFFVRLRLMSNQQVDHRLSMYASKEYEYNGKEAKIRPDAEVVLPYDRHYCIEIDRATESHSQLIQKFENYRHYFEYAEEINEKLPTAIVFVTDEKQYQYGMNRRWTNVLAAYLKTMGDYALKVNLFMLPLNKVEHFIRFETYRPQLNRKVQTLLEKTLIQKGNYKDVQTFKQPTDYSSIDYMIAFTQTKYHVYFVRVAYEYDASIFSGFHHFINNLGDIHRKQQTPYKPSGVSQAIFYTDERPFLPDYMRKNYDLPQEFLSHLELLSQHLSMYKHPL
- a CDS encoding ATP-binding protein encodes the protein MFSEVKGSGKTRLAVSILNALIKKYDIRGLYISSTDLLHEIKKTFDDSNHSAYEIIQQFTEAQLLVIDDFRVEKTTDWSEEMFTKILDDRMNYKRPTIITSNIEVNQLSKKYRAGRIESRIEKMTLPVPLPDENVRSYLAQQENERIAEFISSF
- a CDS encoding helix-turn-helix domain-containing protein, with the translated sequence MRKRCSRTLKIFLKDSRQFKIMLIERGFSQRQFSKRIGTSETYLNQIINNKKSPSPAIAKKIVDQLEVEFQDIFTIQ
- a CDS encoding helix-turn-helix domain-containing protein, with translation MYNKEFGDYLRSLRKRKNLSIKELQELSGVSDAYISQIENGKKPIPSPKTLEKLYKHLDVSFEQLLEKAGYIPTIKQHTSVDLYDILQKPSITYKGFPLSPKQRELLKDLLNEFISNHNSTQYKDSNND